GCAAATTGCCTTGGCACAAGAGCAAACTGATATTCACCCACTGCGCCGTATGGCTCTCTATACCGCATTTGTAGAGGGTTGGGGCCTTTACTCCGAAAGTCTCGGTTACGACCTGGGCCTGTATAAAAACCCCTACAGCGAATTCGGTGCACTCTCTTACGATATGTGGCGTGCAGTGCGTTTGGTTGTGGACACCGGTATGCATCAGCTGGGCTGGAGCCGCGAGGAAGCGATCGAATACTTTATGGAAAACAGCGCCAAACCGCTCCACGATGTGACCGTCGAGATAGACCGCTACTTAATTTGGCCCGGCCAGGCCCTGGCCTACAAGCTAGGGCAGCTCAAAATTAAAGAGCTGCGCAAAGAGGCGGAGGAAACCCTGGATAGCAATTTCGACATTCGCAGTTTCCATGACGCTCTGTTGGGATCTGGAGCACTGCCACTGAATATTCTTGAAGAGCGCATGGACAACTGGCTGGAAAGCCAGGCCTCTGTATCTGTTCACATCGACATGCAGCAAGCTGAACAACCCGCCACCAGCTAACGATTTTTTGCGGCAGGGATTGCCTGCCCGCCTATTTATTCTCAATTTTCACCTACCTTTTGCAATGGAACACTGATCCATTGCAAAAGGGTTTTCTATCGGTGAACACTCACTACGACCTCGCCGTAATTGGGGGTGGCAATGCCGCTCTGTGCGCAGCGATAACTGCTGCCGAACTTGGGGCCAAGGTGATTATCCTGGAAACTGCCCCCAAGCCCTATCGAGGCGGCAATTCCCGCCACACCAGGGATATACGCTGTATGCACCGAGGCCCCCTGGGTCCACTGGAAGGTGATTACAGTGAAGACGAGTACTATGAAGACCTGCTAAAAGTTACCGGGGGTAAAACCAATGAGCAGTTAGCTCGGCTGGTTATACGCTCATCAGAAAAAGCGCTTCCCTGGATGCAAAAGCACGGCGTTCATTTCCAGCCGCCTCTGTCCGGCACACTATCCCTCACGCGCACAAATGCTTTTTTCCTTGGCGGCGGTAAGTCCCTGGTTAACGCCTATTACCGAACTGCAGGCAAATTAGGTGTTGATGTGCTGTATCGGGCACACGTTAAGCACCTGCAGCTAGAGGGCAATCATATTACTCGTGTCGACTATGTTTACGAGGGACAGCAATACCAAATTGAACCCAGGTCAGTTGTAGCAGCCTCCGGCGGATTCGAAGCCAATCTTAAGTGGTTGGAAAAAGCCTGGGGCCCAGCTGCTGAAAATTTCCTGATACGCGGAACACCTTATAACCGGGGTGTGGTCTTGGAAGATTTACTGGAGCAAGGCGTGCAGTCCGTCGGAGATCCCACCCAGTGCCATGCAGTGGCAATTGATGGGCGAGCGCCGAAGTTTGATGGGGGCATAGTAACCCGCCTGGATTGTGTCCCCTTTTCCATCGTCGTTAACAAGGAGGCCCAGCGCTTTTATGACGAGGGAGAAGATATTTGGCCCAAACGCTATGCCATCTGGGGCCGCCTTGTCGCACAACAGCCAGACCAGGTGGCTTTTGCAATTATCGACTCCAAGTCTTTAAAAATGTTTATGCCATCAGCATTTCCTCCGACCGAAGCGAACACCTTGGAGGAACTCGCGGAAAAAACCAGTTTACCCTCTGAAAAACTGATCGATACCATAGCAACCTTTAATGCTGCTTGTGGCAGTAGTGACGCTTTTCACCCCACCGAGCTGGATAGTGTCGCCACTACCGGCCTGACACCAGAAAAAACTAATTGGGCCCGCCCCATCAGCGAGCCACCATTTTACTGCTATAGCTTACGCACCGGGGTTACCTTCACTTATCTGGCGCTCAAGATTGATGAGAATGCCCAGTGCAGCACTGCCACAGGGCCGGTAAAAAACTTGTGGGCTGCAGGAGAAACCATGGCCGGGTCAATCCTAAGTCAGGGATATCTGGCTGGGTTGGGTATGATGATCGGCACCGTTTTTGGGCGTATTGCTGGCAGGGAAGCCGCTAACTATGCAAATGGATAATTTGGAAGAGGCACGGCGGCAAGCAGAAATCTGTAATGCCTGTCGCTATTGCGAGGGCTACTGCGCCGTTTTTCCAGCACTTCAACTACACCGCTCTTTCTCAGAGGGAACCATCACCCAGTTGGCCAATCTCTGCCACAACTGCCGAGGTTGTTACTATGCCTGCCAGTATACCGATCCCCACGAATTCAATATTAATATTCCTCAAGTCATGGCCGAAGCGCGACAGAAAAGCTGGGAAACTTTTGCCTGGCCGGGAGGTATTGCTAGAATGTTCCAAAAACGCGGCAGTCTGATCGCCCTGGCTACTATCATCGGATTTGCCGTTATCTTTTATGTAATAAGAGTATTGAAACCCAGTGGTGGTGAGGGCTTCTACGCAATTGTTTCTCACGCCACTATGACCAGTATTTTTTTACCGGCCTTTCTTTATCCGCTGTTTAGCCTGGGGATAAGTTTACGTCGCTACTGGAGGAAAGTCGACGGGGAAAAAATTACCTGGGGTCAATTTAGAAGTGCATTAATTTCAGCAGGAAAACTTAAGAATCTATCCGGGGGCCACGGGGATGGATGTAACTTCGAAGAGGAAGACCGATTCAGCAACCAGCGACGATACGCACACCAAGCTGTTCTATACGGCTTCTTATTGTGCTTTGCAGCTACCTGTTCGGGCACAGTAATGTATTACTTTCTGAACATGCCAGGGCCATACTCGATTTTTTCTATACCCAAATTACTTGGTATACCCGGTGGATTACTCATATTAGTGGGGTGTAGCAAGCTTATTCAGCTAAAGCTCAAGGCTGATCCAGAACTTGGCTCAGCAAGGGTTTGGAGCGGGGAGATGGGGTTTGTTGGCCTACTGTTATTCATCGCACTCAGCGGTCTATTACTTTTTTCCCTCGGGGGGACAGCCGCACTCCCCCTACTATTGGATTTACACTTGGGTGCAGTTCTCGCATTTTTTTTACTCACGCCCTACACTAAAATGTCTCATGGTTTTTATCGCATGGCAGCGTTGATTCGGGACGCTCAAATGAAATCCGAAAGCAAAAAGTAAGGCCTTATTACACTACCAATCAAAATTGATTCCAAAGTAAATTGAACGAGGCTCTCCAGGGAAATAACGGCTACCACTAAAACTACTGTAATCCGCACGCTCAGCGTAGGCTTTATCGGTAATATTCAGTATTCGTGTAGAAATTTCATATTGTTTCCACTGCCAGGCCAAATGGAGGTTCAGTAAGTCATGTCCTGGATACCGATGAGCATTTTGAGGATCTGTAAAATAGCTACCCTGATGTAACCATTCAAGCTCCGCCGATACCAAAGAATTCGGGGACCAGTGAAGTCGATAACTACCAAAGGTCTTTGGTGCAGTATCTACAAGATTTCCATCCAGATCTACACCTTGCAACTCCCTTTGATCTGCATAACGATGTTCTGCATAGCTGGTACTCACCTCTAGCCGTAAGCTTTCAGTGAATTCATAATCTACAGCCAACTCAACTCCCCAGTGCCGGGTTTTGCCATTGGACTGGTTAAAATAGTCGACATCACGAAATATTACACTCTCCTTTTTCATCGTATAAGCCACCCACTCATATGACAATGAGTTGCCGATTTTCCTCAGCCCTATTTCAAAGCTATTAATTTCCTCTGGATCCAGCTCTGCTACCGTCTGCTCTCGCTGTAATCGATATAACTCTGTCGCTTGGGGTACACGATAACCCTGGGCCAATTGAGTAAAGAGTTGTAGTTCATTACTTAACCATAATAGCGCTCCCAACTTGGGGGATATATTGTTAAAGCTATCTTTTCGGTCATTTGGCCGGCTAAACCGACAGCCTCCAAAGTCACAGGGTAATCCATTTTCATCTGTGCGCCCGGGAAGCATTTGATTATCGTAGTCATAGTGTGCAGATTCAATCCTGACTCCACCAGTGATTTCCAATTGATCATTAACCTTCCAGGTTGCCGATGCATAGGGGGCGACATTCCAAGCTACGACTTCATAATCGTAGTGCTTTCCCATTGGTATGGTTGCTTGCAGAAATTCAGAGCCCTCGGTAACACTCTCTTGGGCTTCCAGGAGATATCCTTTACTTAATTCAGTATCAATACCAGTTAGCAGATTTAGCTGCTCATCCAGCTCCAGATAGTAACTGCTTCTTACCCCAACACTCTCCTGGCCATTTTCCTCCATTGGTTGCCCCGGTAAATAATGCTGCAGAAAACGCATGTCAGTTTTACGGAGGTAAGGAGCCAAATGTAATTGACTAGTTTGATTCACAGGTATATCAATCAGAGAGTAAAATCTGAGAGAATTGGCATCTCGAAACGCCTCTGGATTAGGGTTGGTACGACTCAATCGACGATTGCGGTAAACTCCGCCACCCTCGAGGTAACCAGCCGTCTCCTGATTTAAGCTTGTCGCTACTAGACGAGTTCGAACTCTGCTATCACCGACCTGGTGGGTATACTGGATGCTAGCCTTTTGCTGGTCCAATCCTGACTGATCCCTATATCCTCCATCAGTCATCAAATACAAATCTGCACTGATCACATCACCTTCAATACTGAGGCGACGATCTGCTGATACACCCAGTCGATAGTAATCGTGGGGCCCCGCTTCAGTGTTGAGAGATCCATTCTCTCCTTCTACAGGATCGCGGCTGATAACATTGATCAATCCATGCATTGCATTAGAGCCATAGAGGGTACCAGCAGGCCCTCTAACCACTTCGACATGCCGAGCTGTCTCGCTGAAGGATTCAAATAACTCATTGATATTACAAAATCCATTTGCTCTCAATGGAATCCCATCTTCTGCTGTCAACAAACCACCACAGGCTCCTGCACCAGTCAGTACTGGAGAACGTAGGGCTGGCAGGTATTCCTGTCCATTCCCTCTTGCTAGGTTTGCTCCAGGTACACTCACCAGGCTTTGTTGAATATGGGTATTACCACTTTTTCTGAGTACATCATTATCTACAACAGAAATACTCTCCATCCGCTGTGAAATATCCTGTTCATATCTACCCGCAGTCACAACGATAGTTTCAATCTGAGTTTCACTGCTATGTGAAAAACTGATCGGAAGCAGAGCCAGTGCAATATAACCCAAAGTGATCTTATTTATGATCCTCAAGTCCACATCCCTATTCTTTAAAAGATAGAATATCTTATGTTGTGTCCAGATAATATCAGAAAATCATATTCATAATCCTTATAAATATTAGCTAGCTCTAGCTTCCTTACTAAATGGCGTAGAATTTAATATTTTACTTCTCGTTACTCTTTACGCAATAAAAAATGCAAGTAACAATTAGACAAAGAAACAAAAAAGATCAAAACTCTTAACAATTTTTACAGAGAGATTATCTTTCGAGTACAAGCACACTAAAGTATAAAAGTAAGTATATTCAGAGTTCTGCACTAGTCATAAAGAAGAATAGATTCTGCATAATTGTATATACTATCACTATAGAAAATTATCTGGCGCTAAAGTAACCAATATAAACCTAAAACACTAAATCAGGATAGGTGCTAACAGCATAACTATATAAAAACAAAGAATTTATTAACGTGGTCAGGAGCTAGCTTCACAGAGTAGGGCTTAAATATTTTAGCCAGATCGAAGATCTGGCATCGTCGACATACTTAGATTTAAGCCTTCATATATACAGATAAAGATTTAAACAGGTCATGTCTCTCACTGTTTTCTACTCTATTCTAATCTCTTTCATAATAGGTATAACCTTGCATACTTGCATTGAAGGTCTTAATTATTTGCTGACGTTCACGAGCACTAATACGCCCACTGCGAACAGCCGCTTCAACCTTATTACGAAAACGCGTCTTTACTTCATGCGGCTGATACTCGACATAACTTAAAACATCCTCAATAGTATCCCCATGAACCTCTTTCACAAACTCAAAGCTGGCATCTGAATTCAGTCTCACACTGACAACATTCGTATCACCAAATAAATTATGCAGATCACCTAGAGTTTCCTGATAAGCGCCCACTAGGAAAACACCGAGATAATACTCCTCGCCGTGCTTTATTGAATGCAGAGGTAAGGTTTTTTCGACTTCCTGGTTGACTACGAATCGCTCAATTTTCCCATCACAATCACAGGTAATGTCGGCCAAGATAGCACGCCGACTTGGAGTCTCATTTAGTCGATGAATAGGCATAACAGGAAATAACTGATCAATAGCCCAGCTATCAGGTAAGGACTGAAATAAACTAAAATTACCATAATAGATATCAGCTAGTGAATCTGCCAAGCCTTCCAGATCTTCAGGTATTCGCTTCATTTCTGAAAGAGTCTCTTTTATACGATGCAAAACATTGTAATAAATTATCTCTGATACAGAACGAACACGAAGATCTATTTGGCCACGCTTGAATAATTCGCGAACTTCGTCCCGATAAAACTGCGCATCATTGAAGCACTCTTGTAATCTTTGAGGCTTCAAATAAGTCAGAATTTCACGCATATTTTGAAGCAATTGATGCTCATCTTCCTCAGCTTCTTTTAACTCTTCTGAGTCGAAACTTACAACATCAAGGATATTAAAGAGCAAAATTGATGTGTAGGCTACAGTAGCACGACCAGACTCCGTAACAATTATCGGGTGGGGTAAGTTATTACTATCTAATGTACTCTTAATTGTATCAATGATATCTTCGCAGTATTCCTCAAGTGAGTAATTTCGGCTTTGTCCAGTACTTGACTGTCTACCAGTGTAGTCAACTGCTAAACCACCACCTAAATCAATATACTTTAATGCCGCGCCCTCTTTACATAAATCGGAGTAATAGCGACAGGCTTCTAGTACACCACCGCGGATATCGCGGATGTTAGGAATCTGAGAGCCCAAATGGCAATGTAGTAACTCAAGGCAATTGAGCATTTGATGCTCGTTTAAGTAATCAACCACATGTATAAGTTGACTTGATGACAGTCCGAATACACTTCTCTCACCACTAGTAGCACTCCAATGCCCACTCACTTGAGTCGTCATTTTAACGCGCACGCCAATATGAGGGAAAATATCTAACGCTTGACTTCGCTCTACAATAATCGGCAGTTCGGTTAAGGTTTCAATAACAAAGATACATTTCAATCCAAGTTTTGTTGCCTCTAACCCCAATTCTATAAATTCTTGGTCCTTATAGCCATTACAAATAATTAGGCTATCTAGTTCTTCGATAGTGGATAAAGCTGCAATCATTTCGGCTTTACTACCAACTTCAAATCCATGTTGATAGCGAGAACCAAACTGAGCTACTTCATCGACAATTTGGGCCTGCTGGTTTACTTTAATTGGATAAACACCTTGGTATTTATTCTGGTAATCCAGTTTTTCGATTATCTGACGGAATGTTTCATTAAGTGAGCTAATACTTTTATCAAGAATATTCTCGACACGCAGTAAAATAGGCATGTGTAAACCGCGGTCCTGCATACCCTCTATGATTTTCATCAAGGGAACAGCGTCTGCCTCATCATCACTAGGATTTTTTACGACAACATTACCCTGTGAATCTATATCGAAATAACCATTGCCCCACTGGTTAACCCCATAAATATTCCCTGCCTCAGCCATATTCCACTGAGTATTAACTTCACTCTTGAGTTTATCTTTCTCTAACATCTTTTTACCATTAAGAATTCATTAGATTCCACTGAAGTGAACATTCCACACCTTGCGCAAATCGTAAGAAGTGGGAATCAATGCAATCTATGATCTCTTTTAACTCCGCGTCAGAGTTAGCACCACAACGCAAATCCAATTGATCACCACTTCCGTTCATATCACAGAAACCCATATCAAACTCAATATGGCCGCAATCGCTGCTCCAGTGGGCATTAACTTTGTGAGCGAAGTGCTTACATAAACGCCTAATCATCCTCTCGCTGTCAATATGAATTACCGTTGAAAAAGCTAAAAATTGGCTATCATGCTCAGCCTCAACTTTATTAATAGTGCTCATATCCCCACTTCTTAATTAAATCACTTTATGCCGAGCCAACTTTTAAACGAAAAGATGTATTCAGCAATTAACATCTCTGGTAATGATAATCATTATCAAAGATGTTAATTGCTTTCATGGCCGAAAAAAACCACTTTTACAATTGTTACGGCAGTATAATAGCTAATAAAAACCGTCGATAATTAAAACATTTTGAACTCAAAGACAGCTTTAAGCTTGCTAATGTTAAACAAGCCTGATTAGAATTTTAGAAAGGAGAAAATACTTGAATAATGCCTAAACCGATACTTAGTACACCTAAATTTACCGTTTAACTTAAGCTAGTCTTTTATTATGAAAATCTATAACCTTTGCCATGAATCGTAGCAAAGCGGTCAGCCGATATACCAACTTCAATAAACTTTTTCCTGATACGACTAAGATGCATCTCAAGGCTTCGATCATAACGGGAAAATTGCCTGTTGAGTACCGCACGATATAAAAATTGCTTACTAACTACCTTGAATCGGTTCTCAGCGAGTATCCAAAGTAATCGAAATTGAATAGGTGTAAACGCTAAATTATCTCCCCTATAAAAAACCTGCTGCCTTGATTTTAATAACCTTAAATGATCGATATCAATCTCACCCTCAATGTTACTTTCCCCCTTGTGAGTCCTACGCAGTATTGCGTTTACACGCAGCACTATCTCAGTGGAATCAATCGGTTTGGATATAAAGTCATCAGCCCCCTGCTGAAAGCTCTCTATCCTTTTTGCCGTTGTATTAATTGAAGAGAGAACAATTACAGGCGTTTGCCCCCAGCTACGTATAGCCTGTAAAGGTGATAAATCATCATTGGTGGGCAAAAACGCATTAACTAAAATAAGATCAAAATAGTCTGCGGGCATTACCATCAACCCTTCACTAACATCTTGACATTGAGTGACATTAAATCCTTGCTTTTGCAAAGTGCCGCTCAATTGTCTGCTTATTTTAGTATCACTTTCCAATATTAAAATATGCGCAGTTGCCACAACAGCCTCTTATCCACAACCAAATTAAAACTTGAATTTTTTGAATCCAAAATTATTCATAGCGCAAAAATACTCTCGCCCACCGACGACCTTAATATGGAGGAACCCGACTGGAACCTACACATAGCTCTTACTTTTGACGTCTGACAGTAATTTTAATAGTACATTTTCTAAACTATTTTCAATGGATACACATATGACTTACCAGGACATTTAGCACTGCAAAACATTAATACTGCTGCGCACTTCCTGTACAACCATTGCACGGGACACGCCACCAACACGCTTAGTGCCCAACACAATATTGCATTGGCTCAAACACAAATCTATTCACATTTAGAACACCAAAACTTCACAATGCAGCTTTATGTATCAACCTAAATTCACCGATATTAATGATAATCACTATCATTTGCAACAAGTGAAATATATAATACTCCCTCAGAACCTATTTTCTCATGATTTGAGACACTTTAATGTCAGCCCAAAATCCAGCGCTTTCCGGTCGTATCGTCAAGACTTTTTTTACTATGTGCTACCTTCAATAGTCGGCTTAGTTGCAATAACAAGCGCCAACCTGATTGATGGCTTTTTTGTCGGCAACACCATAGGTACAGACGCTCTCGCTGCAATCACTCTAATGATCCCGTACTTCACTTTGTTGATAGCTATTGCCATCATGCTGGCAATAGGCGGGGCTGTGAGCGTAGGTAAAGCCATAGGTGAGAAAGATCCGAAAACAGCAAACGCGATCTTCAGCCAATCCCTTATTGCCGCTGTGGTTATTAACACTCTGTTAGCGCTGGGCAGCTTAGCCTTCAATGATTTACTTTTTGAAATACTCAATATTTCAGCCCAGGTTGCTGTATTAGCAAGGGAATATTTCGACGTCATTCGCTGGGTGTTCATTTTACAGCTAACCACAATGGTGCTGTATTATTTTGTACGTGCTGATGGCCATCCGATATTAGCCACATGTGCATTAG
This DNA window, taken from Microbulbifer sp. MKSA007, encodes the following:
- the tcuA gene encoding FAD-dependent tricarballylate dehydrogenase TcuA, with the protein product MQKGFLSVNTHYDLAVIGGGNAALCAAITAAELGAKVIILETAPKPYRGGNSRHTRDIRCMHRGPLGPLEGDYSEDEYYEDLLKVTGGKTNEQLARLVIRSSEKALPWMQKHGVHFQPPLSGTLSLTRTNAFFLGGGKSLVNAYYRTAGKLGVDVLYRAHVKHLQLEGNHITRVDYVYEGQQYQIEPRSVVAASGGFEANLKWLEKAWGPAAENFLIRGTPYNRGVVLEDLLEQGVQSVGDPTQCHAVAIDGRAPKFDGGIVTRLDCVPFSIVVNKEAQRFYDEGEDIWPKRYAIWGRLVAQQPDQVAFAIIDSKSLKMFMPSAFPPTEANTLEELAEKTSLPSEKLIDTIATFNAACGSSDAFHPTELDSVATTGLTPEKTNWARPISEPPFYCYSLRTGVTFTYLALKIDENAQCSTATGPVKNLWAAGETMAGSILSQGYLAGLGMMIGTVFGRIAGREAANYANG
- the tcuB gene encoding tricarballylate utilization 4Fe-4S protein TcuB; translation: MQMDNLEEARRQAEICNACRYCEGYCAVFPALQLHRSFSEGTITQLANLCHNCRGCYYACQYTDPHEFNINIPQVMAEARQKSWETFAWPGGIARMFQKRGSLIALATIIGFAVIFYVIRVLKPSGGEGFYAIVSHATMTSIFLPAFLYPLFSLGISLRRYWRKVDGEKITWGQFRSALISAGKLKNLSGGHGDGCNFEEEDRFSNQRRYAHQAVLYGFLLCFAATCSGTVMYYFLNMPGPYSIFSIPKLLGIPGGLLILVGCSKLIQLKLKADPELGSARVWSGEMGFVGLLLFIALSGLLLFSLGGTAALPLLLDLHLGAVLAFFLLTPYTKMSHGFYRMAALIRDAQMKSESKK
- a CDS encoding TonB-dependent receptor — encoded protein: MRIINKITLGYIALALLPISFSHSSETQIETIVVTAGRYEQDISQRMESISVVDNDVLRKSGNTHIQQSLVSVPGANLARGNGQEYLPALRSPVLTGAGACGGLLTAEDGIPLRANGFCNINELFESFSETARHVEVVRGPAGTLYGSNAMHGLINVISRDPVEGENGSLNTEAGPHDYYRLGVSADRRLSIEGDVISADLYLMTDGGYRDQSGLDQQKASIQYTHQVGDSRVRTRLVATSLNQETAGYLEGGGVYRNRRLSRTNPNPEAFRDANSLRFYSLIDIPVNQTSQLHLAPYLRKTDMRFLQHYLPGQPMEENGQESVGVRSSYYLELDEQLNLLTGIDTELSKGYLLEAQESVTEGSEFLQATIPMGKHYDYEVVAWNVAPYASATWKVNDQLEITGGVRIESAHYDYDNQMLPGRTDENGLPCDFGGCRFSRPNDRKDSFNNISPKLGALLWLSNELQLFTQLAQGYRVPQATELYRLQREQTVAELDPEEINSFEIGLRKIGNSLSYEWVAYTMKKESVIFRDVDYFNQSNGKTRHWGVELAVDYEFTESLRLEVSTSYAEHRYADQRELQGVDLDGNLVDTAPKTFGSYRLHWSPNSLVSAELEWLHQGSYFTDPQNAHRYPGHDLLNLHLAWQWKQYEISTRILNITDKAYAERADYSSFSGSRYFPGEPRSIYFGINFDW
- the speA gene encoding biosynthetic arginine decarboxylase: MLEKDKLKSEVNTQWNMAEAGNIYGVNQWGNGYFDIDSQGNVVVKNPSDDEADAVPLMKIIEGMQDRGLHMPILLRVENILDKSISSLNETFRQIIEKLDYQNKYQGVYPIKVNQQAQIVDEVAQFGSRYQHGFEVGSKAEMIAALSTIEELDSLIICNGYKDQEFIELGLEATKLGLKCIFVIETLTELPIIVERSQALDIFPHIGVRVKMTTQVSGHWSATSGERSVFGLSSSQLIHVVDYLNEHQMLNCLELLHCHLGSQIPNIRDIRGGVLEACRYYSDLCKEGAALKYIDLGGGLAVDYTGRQSSTGQSRNYSLEEYCEDIIDTIKSTLDSNNLPHPIIVTESGRATVAYTSILLFNILDVVSFDSEELKEAEEDEHQLLQNMREILTYLKPQRLQECFNDAQFYRDEVRELFKRGQIDLRVRSVSEIIYYNVLHRIKETLSEMKRIPEDLEGLADSLADIYYGNFSLFQSLPDSWAIDQLFPVMPIHRLNETPSRRAILADITCDCDGKIERFVVNQEVEKTLPLHSIKHGEEYYLGVFLVGAYQETLGDLHNLFGDTNVVSVRLNSDASFEFVKEVHGDTIEDVLSYVEYQPHEVKTRFRNKVEAAVRSGRISARERQQIIKTFNASMQGYTYYERD
- a CDS encoding DUF2218 domain-containing protein is translated as MSTINKVEAEHDSQFLAFSTVIHIDSERMIRRLCKHFAHKVNAHWSSDCGHIEFDMGFCDMNGSGDQLDLRCGANSDAELKEIIDCIDSHFLRFAQGVECSLQWNLMNS
- a CDS encoding response regulator transcription factor, with product MATAHILILESDTKISRQLSGTLQKQGFNVTQCQDVSEGLMVMPADYFDLILVNAFLPTNDDLSPLQAIRSWGQTPVIVLSSINTTAKRIESFQQGADDFISKPIDSTEIVLRVNAILRRTHKGESNIEGEIDIDHLRLLKSRQQVFYRGDNLAFTPIQFRLLWILAENRFKVVSKQFLYRAVLNRQFSRYDRSLEMHLSRIRKKFIEVGISADRFATIHGKGYRFS